The Flavobacteriaceae bacterium 3519-10 genome includes a window with the following:
- a CDS encoding Enoyl-CoA hydratase: MIYTQLEIDSHLDGKLQIAYLNQPDTFNSLNKGLLTELRTFVKECSKNSVVRCIAISGRGKAFCSGQNLKEALAMGDTKDERIIQRMVIDYYNPLVKEIATCRKPVVSMVNGPAVGAGAMLALICDITLATESSYFSQAFVNIGLIPDTGGTYWLPKIMSRQQANYLAFTGKKIPASEAKSMGFIADVFKDETFETECMEVLTMLSNLPTKAIGLTKKAFNESYSNTLKEQLDVESILQQEAAETSDFMEGVTAFLEKRKPSYQGK; encoded by the coding sequence ATGATTTACACCCAACTCGAAATCGATTCGCACCTTGACGGTAAACTTCAGATTGCGTACCTCAACCAGCCCGACACGTTCAACAGTTTAAATAAAGGTTTACTTACCGAACTCCGGACTTTTGTAAAAGAGTGCAGCAAAAATTCAGTTGTACGCTGTATCGCGATTTCGGGGCGCGGAAAGGCTTTCTGCTCAGGCCAGAACCTTAAAGAAGCCCTCGCAATGGGCGACACCAAAGACGAAAGAATTATCCAGCGGATGGTGATCGATTATTACAATCCGCTCGTGAAAGAGATCGCTACCTGCCGCAAACCCGTTGTTTCGATGGTAAACGGCCCCGCCGTCGGCGCCGGAGCAATGCTCGCACTGATCTGCGACATCACGCTGGCCACAGAATCATCTTACTTTTCTCAGGCATTTGTAAACATCGGTTTGATACCAGATACCGGCGGAACGTACTGGTTACCGAAAATCATGTCTCGTCAGCAGGCGAATTATCTGGCTTTTACCGGAAAGAAAATTCCCGCTTCTGAAGCTAAAAGCATGGGGTTTATTGCAGATGTTTTCAAAGATGAAACTTTCGAAACAGAATGCATGGAAGTTCTCACAATGCTTTCAAATCTTCCTACCAAAGCGATTGGACTGACTAAAAAAGCGTTTAACGAATCGTATTCAAACACTTTGAAAGAACAGCTTGATGTAGAAAGTATCCTTCAGCAGGAAGCGGCAGAAACCTCGGATTTTATGGAAGGTGTAACCGCGTTTTTGGAGAAAAGAAAGCCGAGTTATCAGGGGAAATAG